One region of Mycolicibacterium rhodesiae NBB3 genomic DNA includes:
- a CDS encoding ESX secretion-associated protein EspG, which yields MAANAVELTAEQAWFVADACGAGSFPWVLAITPPYSDQSQRAAVTARLVAELVDIGVMTERGVIDPAVRQWVTATCRARRWLELRFVSGSGNMLRGQVARRVEQTDEHTIALRSGGMVTLTALDVGDPQALVPILTAGLSGRSPASFEEFTIPARTGVRADEQLRGGAALDDVILFLGIPTTARAVVEAAYAADRRYVEIVAGDHRDGHRVSTNVGVSIVDTREGRVLVSPSKAFDGEVVSTFTSGTPLAIATAIERLTATLPDGPWFPHQQLTRDFGSDQRTEHQKWRQTVS from the coding sequence TTGGCCGCTAACGCAGTCGAGCTGACCGCAGAGCAGGCCTGGTTCGTCGCCGATGCCTGCGGCGCCGGGAGCTTTCCCTGGGTACTCGCGATCACGCCGCCGTACAGCGATCAGTCGCAACGTGCGGCGGTCACGGCCAGGCTGGTCGCGGAGTTGGTGGATATCGGGGTGATGACCGAGCGCGGGGTCATCGATCCCGCTGTGCGCCAATGGGTCACGGCGACGTGCCGGGCACGACGCTGGCTTGAACTCAGATTCGTCAGCGGATCCGGCAACATGCTGCGTGGGCAGGTCGCACGTCGCGTCGAGCAAACCGACGAACACACGATCGCCCTGCGTAGCGGTGGCATGGTCACGCTCACGGCGCTGGACGTCGGTGATCCACAGGCGCTGGTGCCCATCCTGACCGCGGGTTTGTCAGGACGGTCCCCGGCAAGCTTCGAGGAGTTCACCATTCCCGCACGGACCGGAGTGCGCGCCGACGAACAGTTGCGCGGCGGCGCGGCACTCGACGACGTCATCTTGTTCCTCGGCATCCCGACGACCGCGCGCGCCGTCGTGGAGGCCGCATACGCGGCAGACCGCAGATATGTGGAGATCGTCGCAGGAGACCACCGCGACGGCCATCGCGTCAGCACGAATGTCGGCGTCAGCATCGTCGACACCCGAGAAGGCCGCGTTCTCGTGTCCCCGTCGAAAGCCTTCGACGGGGAGGTTGTCTCGACCTTCACATCCGGTACACCGCTGGCGATCGCGACCGCGATCGAACGGCTCACCGCCACGCTGCCCGACGGGCCGTGGTTTCCACATCAGCAGTTGACCCGAGACTTCGGCTCGGACCAGAGAACGGAACACCAGAAATGGCGTCAGACAGTCAGTTGA
- a CDS encoding WXG100 family type VII secretion target, translating to MSQIMYNYPAMLGHAGEMAGYAGAMHGIGADIASEQAALAGAWQGDTGLSYQAWQAQWNASLEELVRAYRAMAATHETNTMSMSARDVAEGAKWGG from the coding sequence ATGTCGCAGATCATGTACAACTACCCGGCGATGCTGGGTCATGCCGGCGAGATGGCCGGCTATGCGGGTGCCATGCACGGCATCGGCGCTGACATCGCAAGTGAGCAGGCCGCATTGGCGGGCGCCTGGCAGGGTGACACCGGTTTGAGCTACCAGGCGTGGCAGGCGCAATGGAACGCCAGCCTCGAAGAACTCGTGCGGGCTTACCGTGCGATGGCCGCAACCCACGAGACGAACACGATGTCGATGAGTGCTCGCGATGTGGCCGAAGGTGCCAAGTGGGGTGGCTGA